The following are encoded in a window of Impatiens glandulifera chromosome 5, dImpGla2.1, whole genome shotgun sequence genomic DNA:
- the LOC124939104 gene encoding protein nemuri-like, translating into MQGCMNRKDNERQDFAENLARKFQAKEDALGNAESAQPRPVQGESSRRNDGVATGTRSRRALCSDDNPRPTKRGGGRSDSERGGRNGGGRSRLSNVDQGGRGSVAERGGRSNAGGRGGRGYSHFMNKLHEQEMTFRILVLLNGWCK; encoded by the exons ATGCAGGGTTGCATGAACCGAAAAGATAATGAACGACAAGATTTTGCCGAGAACCTTGCTAGAAAGTTTCAAGCTAAGGAGGATGCCTTGGGCAATGCTGaaagtgctcaacctcgaccagtTCAAGGGGAGTCTAGCAGAAGAAACGACGGCGTAGCAACCGGGACAAGATCCAGGCGGGCCCTGTgttctgatgacaatcctaggccaaccaagagaggcgGTGGTCGAAGTGATTCTGAGCGCGGTGGTAGAAATGGTGGCGGCCGGAGTAGGTTgtccaatgttgatcaaggtggtCGTGGCAGTGTtgctgagcgtggaggaagatcAAATGCAGGAGGTCGTGGAGGTCGCGGCTATTCTCATTTCATGAACAAGCTTCACGAgcaagaaatga CTTTTCGAATACTGGTTCTTTTGAATGGTTGGTGTAAGTGA
- the LOC124939106 gene encoding uncharacterized mitochondrial protein AtMg00810-like gives MSMMRELSFFLGLQVRQLERGTYTNHVKYTKELEKKFGMERFSPASSPMSSSIKLDKDEDGQRAVITACRGIIGSLLYLTTNRPDILFVVFDSNFNLISYFDVDYADCKVDKKSTSGTCKFFGDHLYSWYSKKQTSIETSTGEAKYLAAGSYYAQLLWIQQ, from the exons ATGAGCATGATGAGGGAGTTAAGCTTCTTCTTgggccttcaagttcgtcaacttgaaagAGGCACCTACACCAACCACGTGAAGTATACAAAGGAGTTGGAGAAGAAGTTCGGCATGGAGAGGTTCTCTCCTGCCTCATCACCTATGAGCTCATCGATCAAACTtgataaagatgaagatggtcaaagaGCTGTCATCACTGCCTGTCGTGGGATCATCGGCTCTCTACTCTATCTAACAACAAACAGGCCAGATATCCTCTTCGTTGTTTTT gattccaatttcaatttgattagcTACTTTGATGTAGACTATGCAGATTGTAAGGTGGACAAGAAGAGCACTAGTGGAACATGTAAATTCTTTGGTGATCATCTTTACTCCTGgtatagcaagaagcagacctCCATAGAAACCTCAACGGGTGAAGCGAAGTATCTAGCAGCTGGGAGCTATTATGCTCAGTTGTTATGGATTCAACAATAG